A DNA window from Paenibacillus andongensis contains the following coding sequences:
- a CDS encoding sensor histidine kinase, which yields MGFAAIRWLLGMRALTFKLSLQVKLILSFVFVIFIPVVLFSWYTLNEESTKAMEELTKNNENVLAVEKINIENNMELMGWTDQLALSNREMNNYLQIEHIQDTARVLHIKHDVVNNFQYFLFNNPRIANVRLFTDNPYVNEIWPVILKESRIQDKPWHDEVMKQSGLPLWQIQENVALTGMPSEPSPNEPFMTYLQEFKYADNAKHNGILEISMKLSNFFSRTFSSVQDKNSQLIVVARNGQVFSLKASSVFEQHSAEQLMNSVKLTSNTDIETIQFKVNGQSYLAFQSYIPSINVHLVNMVSLADTMEGINHSRVLYIVLISLLVAFLVLLSYSMQAIILRRLKALRESMQQVRSGNFNVELPPITGTDEVGELGLHYHKLILKINELIQEQAARQAAGKEAELRALKNQIDSHFLYNTLENVKMLAEIEGQYLISDIMTSLGGMMRYSMEWKQDHVMLSDEIKQVQHYVSVMNIRYDGKLDLRLSIAPECLKQESLKMSLQPAVENAIKHGMSMMHSSDGNLVITISAVLRDQACVIEITDSGCGIPEEKLGILNRMLRMEESSYQDVRQLVVRKNSQDSNGIGLRNVDQRLVMSYGTEYGIQIESQEGSYTRIIMTLPYRVMGGEVDIYD from the coding sequence GACGTTTAAACTTTCGCTTCAAGTCAAACTGATTCTGTCATTTGTGTTCGTTATCTTCATACCGGTTGTTCTGTTCTCCTGGTATACGCTCAATGAAGAGTCCACCAAGGCAATGGAAGAATTGACGAAGAACAACGAGAATGTGCTGGCGGTCGAGAAAATAAACATTGAGAATAACATGGAGCTGATGGGATGGACCGATCAGCTTGCGTTATCCAATCGGGAAATGAACAATTATCTCCAAATTGAACATATTCAGGATACAGCGCGTGTTCTTCATATTAAGCATGATGTTGTCAACAACTTTCAATATTTTCTGTTCAACAATCCACGAATTGCGAATGTCCGGTTGTTCACGGACAACCCTTATGTGAATGAGATTTGGCCAGTCATTCTAAAGGAATCACGTATTCAAGACAAGCCTTGGCATGATGAGGTGATGAAGCAGAGCGGTTTGCCCTTGTGGCAGATACAGGAGAACGTCGCACTCACCGGTATGCCATCCGAACCATCGCCGAATGAGCCCTTCATGACGTACTTGCAGGAATTTAAATATGCGGACAACGCAAAACATAACGGGATTCTAGAGATATCGATGAAGCTGTCGAATTTCTTCTCTCGAACGTTCAGTAGTGTGCAGGACAAGAACTCCCAGCTGATCGTAGTAGCAAGGAACGGACAGGTATTCAGCTTGAAGGCTTCATCTGTGTTCGAACAGCACAGTGCGGAGCAATTGATGAACAGCGTGAAGCTGACGAGTAATACAGATATCGAGACGATACAGTTCAAGGTTAATGGCCAGTCCTACTTGGCATTTCAGAGCTACATTCCTTCGATCAACGTACATCTGGTCAATATGGTTAGTCTTGCGGACACGATGGAAGGCATTAACCATTCGAGAGTTCTTTATATTGTACTCATTTCGTTACTAGTGGCATTTCTCGTGCTGCTATCTTACTCGATGCAGGCGATAATTTTGCGCAGGCTTAAGGCGTTAAGAGAATCGATGCAACAGGTAAGAAGCGGTAACTTCAACGTCGAGCTGCCCCCGATAACTGGTACCGATGAGGTAGGAGAGTTGGGCCTGCATTACCATAAGCTCATTCTGAAGATTAACGAGCTTATTCAAGAGCAGGCAGCTAGGCAGGCGGCAGGGAAAGAAGCGGAGCTTCGAGCGCTGAAGAACCAGATTGATTCCCACTTCCTCTACAATACGCTGGAGAACGTCAAGATGCTGGCGGAGATTGAAGGGCAGTACCTTATATCGGACATAATGACCTCGCTAGGCGGTATGATGCGGTATTCGATGGAATGGAAGCAGGATCACGTGATGCTTAGCGATGAGATTAAGCAGGTCCAGCATTATGTATCCGTCATGAACATCCGTTATGATGGAAAACTTGATCTCCGATTGTCGATTGCACCGGAATGCCTCAAGCAGGAATCGCTCAAAATGTCACTGCAGCCCGCAGTCGAGAATGCAATCAAGCATGGGATGAGCATGATGCATTCCAGCGACGGAAATCTTGTCATTACGATCTCTGCTGTCCTGCGTGATCAAGCTTGTGTCATAGAGATCACTGACAGCGGCTGCGGCATACCGGAAGAGAAGCTGGGCATATTGAACCGAATGCTAAGAATGGAAGAGTCCTCATACCAGGATGTCCGGCAATTAGTCGTTCGCAAAAATAGCCAGGACAGCAATGGAATCGGTCTGCGTAATGTGGACCAACGCTTAGTAATGAGCTATGGGACGGAATATGGGATTCAGATCGAAAGTCAGGAAGGAAGCTATACACGCATAATTATGACTTTGCCGTATCGGGTCATGGGAGGGGAAGTAGACATCTATGATTAG
- a CDS encoding response regulator, translating to MISLLIVDDEKIIRRGLQSVIERQFPNLFNYRFAENGQEALELLSQEPADIMFTDIRMPIMDGIELLEQLQEHPVRPEIVLLSGFNQFVYAQKAIRYAVKDYLVKPVIREDLFAVLERLMRDIRMREERADKAGEDASLVAAELITQHLTQKDVGDSIIQNKLDQAGFGWLDAGYTVGLLTRSQASSTDAASFRNQIAELLQGHMDWLLTRDGKGGTIMIARDPVMFYQLAERWRLSVFESQLRIAISESVQGIEQIRWAYSQTKQTLKYSIVLPELDVLNYTSIRERNERHVVPVELIGRLSNLLGMGRGNEMKQILDQILDFRIISCCEIGYLERISQLLNEELFDNVFRIYGNRVLDLLSQYASVGHIGNFERFEHYYAVVEQLLDSLDRFIQDRREQAPTEPNTMQKVLAYLQTHYADDLNMAVVSNHFSLNYSYFSQAFQEYYGESFSNYVRRLRLDKAKELLVHSDLKVYEISDQVGFENVKHFTRIFKDTEGITALEYRSQRRLFESK from the coding sequence ATGATTAGCCTGCTGATCGTCGACGACGAGAAGATCATTCGGAGGGGCTTGCAATCAGTGATTGAGAGGCAGTTTCCTAATCTGTTCAACTACCGATTTGCCGAGAATGGACAAGAAGCGCTTGAGCTGCTTAGCCAGGAGCCTGCGGATATTATGTTCACAGATATCCGAATGCCAATTATGGATGGGATCGAACTGCTCGAGCAACTGCAAGAGCATCCCGTAAGGCCCGAGATTGTATTGCTGTCTGGCTTTAATCAGTTCGTATATGCGCAGAAAGCAATTCGCTATGCTGTGAAGGATTATCTCGTGAAGCCTGTGATACGGGAGGACTTGTTTGCCGTCCTGGAGCGATTAATGCGGGACATAAGGATGAGAGAAGAGCGAGCAGACAAGGCGGGCGAAGATGCCAGCCTTGTTGCTGCCGAGCTAATTACCCAGCATTTGACCCAGAAGGATGTTGGTGATTCGATAATACAGAACAAGCTAGACCAGGCCGGCTTTGGCTGGTTGGATGCAGGATATACGGTGGGCTTGCTTACGAGATCACAGGCTAGCAGTACGGATGCTGCTTCTTTCAGGAATCAAATTGCTGAGCTATTACAAGGGCATATGGATTGGTTGCTCACGCGTGATGGAAAAGGCGGAACGATTATGATCGCACGCGATCCGGTTATGTTCTACCAGTTGGCGGAACGGTGGAGGTTGAGTGTATTTGAGTCACAGCTGCGAATCGCGATTAGCGAGTCTGTTCAAGGGATAGAGCAGATAAGGTGGGCATATAGCCAAACGAAGCAAACCTTGAAATACAGTATTGTGCTTCCAGAACTCGATGTGCTGAACTACACCAGCATAAGAGAGCGCAATGAGCGGCATGTCGTTCCTGTTGAGTTGATTGGGCGATTATCGAATCTGTTGGGAATGGGACGCGGTAACGAAATGAAGCAGATTCTCGATCAAATTCTAGATTTTCGTATCATTAGCTGCTGCGAAATCGGCTACCTGGAACGGATCAGCCAGCTGCTCAATGAAGAGCTATTCGACAATGTGTTCCGCATATACGGAAATAGAGTGCTTGACCTATTAAGTCAATACGCCTCTGTTGGCCATATTGGGAATTTCGAACGATTTGAACATTATTATGCGGTTGTTGAGCAGCTTCTCGATAGTCTGGATCGGTTCATCCAAGATCGGAGAGAGCAAGCGCCTACGGAGCCAAATACGATGCAAAAAGTTCTCGCCTACTTGCAGACGCATTATGCCGACGATTTGAACATGGCGGTCGTGTCCAACCATTTCTCACTCAATTACTCGTATTTCAGCCAAGCCTTCCAAGAATATTACGGTGAGAGTTTCTCGAACTATGTTCGCCGGTTAAGGCTGGACAAGGCGAAGGAGCTGCTGGTGCACTCCGATTTGAAGGTGTACGAAATCAGTGATCAGGTTGGATTCGAAAATGTGAAGCATTTTACGAGAATATTCAAGGATACCGAAGGCATCACAGCGCTGGAATACCGAAGCCAGCGAAGGCTGTTTGAATCCAAGTGA
- a CDS encoding LysR family transcriptional regulator: MFKKPKEKQTSKYLSALQLYCENRSEISMFRQLEYFIQICKEGSYTKAADVLMISQPTLSQQIRFLEGEVGTPLFERVGRGVKITAAGEILYQKALFVMRLIEESKKETYELRNARTNKLLIGISSMDFFCLIPRFLKFHEQYPGITLKFASAENTSQQLLNSSIDIGITDNHEPNKEIHMMHLYKEEQALVVYEDHPWADRTVISFQELEDLESALFVRDISVIEQFHTFSDKITKSLQSKFESTSAEIILFMVLHKMGVAILPASLIESFFGQKLKMIRLVDPTPVREIKLIFKKHHYNNPSVQTCINFFLEQSKKLADYDSLFRDIS; encoded by the coding sequence ATGTTCAAGAAACCGAAGGAAAAACAAACCAGCAAATACTTAAGTGCGTTACAACTTTATTGTGAAAACAGGAGTGAGATTTCCATGTTCAGGCAATTAGAATATTTCATTCAAATTTGCAAAGAAGGAAGTTATACTAAGGCTGCAGATGTTTTAATGATTTCTCAACCTACTTTAAGTCAGCAGATCCGATTTTTAGAGGGAGAAGTTGGAACTCCTTTGTTTGAGAGAGTTGGTAGAGGGGTAAAGATTACAGCTGCCGGGGAAATACTTTACCAAAAAGCTCTTTTCGTGATGAGGCTCATTGAAGAATCGAAGAAAGAAACTTACGAGTTACGTAATGCTCGAACAAATAAACTTTTGATAGGCATCTCGTCTATGGACTTTTTTTGTTTAATACCCCGGTTTTTGAAATTCCATGAACAGTATCCTGGTATCACATTAAAATTTGCCAGTGCAGAGAATACATCACAGCAATTATTGAATAGTAGTATCGATATTGGCATTACTGACAATCATGAACCAAACAAAGAAATTCATATGATGCACCTATATAAAGAAGAACAAGCATTGGTCGTTTATGAGGATCATCCATGGGCAGATCGAACCGTTATTTCTTTTCAGGAGCTAGAAGATTTAGAATCTGCCTTATTTGTTAGGGATATAAGTGTAATCGAGCAATTTCATACATTCAGTGATAAGATCACCAAGTCTTTGCAATCAAAGTTTGAGTCAACTTCTGCGGAAATTATTCTTTTTATGGTACTGCATAAGATGGGGGTAGCTATTTTACCTGCTTCTTTAATTGAAAGCTTTTTTGGTCAGAAATTGAAAATGATTCGTCTTGTAGATCCGACGCCTGTTCGTGAGATCAAGCTTATTTTTAAAAAACATCATTACAACAATCCTTCGGTTCAAACATGTATCAACTTTTTTCTAGAACAATCGAAAAAGTTGGCAGACTATGACAGCCTCTTTCGGGATATATCTTAG